agttttatagtttctggtcttacatttagatctttaatccattttgagtttatttttgtgtgcggtgttagaaagggatctagtttcattcttttacaagtggttaaccagttttcccagcaccacttgttaaagagattgtagagatgttatggggagggaggtgggagagggggttcatgtttgggaacgcatgtaagaattaaagattttaaaattaaaataataataataataataataaaaattaagaaaaaaagctacagaaacaaaaaataaataaataaataaataaataaaggagatcagtcctgggtgttctttggaaggaatgatgctaaagctgaaactccagtactttggccacctcgtgcaaagagttgactcattggaaaagaccctgatgctgggagggattgggggcaggaggagaaggggacgacagaggatgagatggctggatggcatcacggactcgatggatgtgagtctgagtgaacttcgggagttggtgatggacagggaggcctggtgtgctgcaattcatggggtcacaaagagctggacatgactgagcgactgaactgaactgaactgatgccaaaaTTGAACTTTGACGTATGTATGTGTACCATAtacaaaaaactcaaaatggatatttttctagattccatgtatatgtattaacatacaatattagtttttcctctttctgacttactccactctatataataggctatAGGTTTCTCCACCTCAGtttaactgactcaaattcattcctttttattgctgagtaatattcccctgtatacatgtaccatggcttcttcatccattcatctgtcaatagactatccaggttgcttccatgtcctggctattgtaaatagtgctgcaatgaacattgttgtacatatgtctttttaaaatatggtttccttagggtatattcccagtagtgggattgctgggtcatgcggtagtttcattcctagttttttaagaaaccttcatactgttctccgtagtggctgtatcacTTTACATTCACACCAAAAGTGtgagggggttcccttttctccacatcctctccatcaatattcatgtttcagaaatcaacacaacattttaTAGCAATaatcttccaatttaaaaattaaaaaatggatcatagatctaAATATGGAACCTAAAACTGTACAACTTGTAGAATATAAGATAGAATCTTTATGACTTGGTTAGGCAATAATTTCCTATATATAACACCAAAACCCAACTGATAAAAGAATTGttcttcattaaaatgaaaaacttctgctctccaaaagacatttttaagagaataaaaagataattcacaaactgggagaaaatagttgTAAAACTTATATCTAATAATATACTTATATCCAGcatatatacaaagaactcttaaaatcaacaacaaaaaggaatcaCTCAATTTAAAAAGGgggcaaaatatttatatatattgatacTTCACTCAATATATATGCATGGCAAACATgcctatgaaaagatgttcagcatcattagTGATTAGAGAAGTGCAATTTAGAACCACAATGAAATATGGCTAAAATTGTAAGACCAGTCATATCAAGTGTTAGGAAGGATGTGAAGGAATCAGAAGTTTCACACACTGCTATAAGAATGTAAAATTGtacaaccattttggaaaatgtaAAAGTTAAATGTATACCCACCATACGATTCAGTCATcttactcctaggtatttatccaagagaaaagCAATGCATATGTCCTTAATAACAGTTCTACATGATACAGTTGCAGCACCTCAAATctggaaaccacccaaatgtccattaacaggtgaatggataaactgtgcaAATGGTGGTGCAGCCATATCGTAGAATACTACTtggcaatgaaaaggaatgaactattgacACATGTAACAACTCACATGGATCTCAAGTAATTATGCTTAATGGATAAatatgtggtatacacacacacacacacacacactagaatactacttagtcattaaaaagaatttgaGTGAGTTCTactgaagtggatgaacctagaacctgttacacagagtgaagtaagtcagaaagaagaacacAAATAATGTGaatcaacacatatatatggaatctagaaaaatgatattgatgaaTCTATTTACAGGTaaagaatggagatgcagatatagaaaaCTGACTTGTGCACAGAATGGGGGAAGAAAAGAGTGGGACAAACAGAGAAAgtaacattgacatatatacactatcatgtgtaaaatagctagtgagAAGTAGCTCTATAACATATCACAGGGaggtctgtgatgacctagaggggagggatagggggaggggagggaagctcaagagggaagggataataTGCATAATTACGGCTGATTTGCAATGCTGTATGggagaaaccaatacaacattgtaaagcaattttcctcaaattagaaaataaaaaaagaaatgagatctcCTTCCCTCCAAAAGAATATATGTTACATGATTCTTTTTATGTGAAactatagaaaatgaaaatgactctATATTGTCAAAATACAGATTAGTGGTTGTCTGGGACAGCATAGGGAGAAATGGAAAGGAGAGATTACAAAGGGGCATGGCaaaacttttggaggtgatggatatgtttgcTATCTTGATTATGGTGATAGTTTCATGTCTGTATACATATGTTAAACCTTatcaaattgtatactttaaatatgcaGGGTTTGATATATGTcaactacatctcaataaagctattaaataAAAAGCATGTGGTAGATACACGGAATACTAAATTGGAAAGATAACTGAAAGGACAAAAAGGCAAGTTGCAGAATACTGTAGTCTTATTTTTATAGGAGAATAAGTTTATCCACATTCTTTATTAAGAGGATATGCAATGGAAGATTATAGAGTCCTATGCACCAAATGTTAACAcaagaaaaactttaaataagagattcaaaaatatttgtagaaGTCTATTTATTGATATGGAAAGATAGTCacaagagacagtggaggaccaGGAGAAGGCAAGTTACAAACAGTATTTACAGTATGGTCCTGTTTCATTTTAACTTCCTAACAAAGTATATAATCCAATATTTTTACATACTGAGACATTCACTTCAACTCAGATAAGAGGTTCTAATTCCTACCATGAGTTTTAGAAAACAGAGCTACAGTCCAAAAGTCCTAGAAATGCTTTCTGGACGGCAGAGCTTCAGGAGTCACTATCATGTAGACGGAGGCGGCAGCTTCTCTCCTACCTTTCCTGTTTGGTGTTGACGAAGCTGCAGTTCTAGGCCTGGGCCTAAATTTCTCCAATTAAGTTTATCCCATACAGTTTTAGCTGGCACAAATACAGAGAGTAGGCTTGCCTACTAGTAAAAGATAGAACTGTTTTATCTTTTCAGGACTCACAGGAGAATTAAATTACAAATGGTAAACAAATTAAGGTAGCTTTGCAAGGAGGAAGAaaacaattatcttttaaaacGTAAGGTATGAAACAATGTACAGAATGATTCTAGTTCTTTAGAGGGAGAAAGTACATACAGATTGAAGCCCGTAAGGTCATAGAGCAAATTTCAATTGTTTTGACTCCAAATTTACAtcttatccattcagctgtttTGGTCACCAACTGTTTCCCAGATACTACCAGTTAAATCCATACACATTCATCCTAGACTTTTCTTCTAACTCCAGCAAGGTTTAGCCAAATGCCTAATGGACATGTGCATTCAGAGGACGTTAAGAATTGCAAGACTGGCAGGAGCATTATCTACAGCAAAATTTGATCATTAAAACCAATCTGTGAGCCATGAAGGCTGCCACACAAAAAAGTGGAAGAGGGCTATAAGGTAGTGGGGCAATGAGAGTGGGTTTGGTATCAGACAAAATAGCAATGCCACTTGTCTGCCATGTAAATCTAGGAAAAATGATTTAACCTCCCTAATTCTCATTGGAGGTGATCCAGAATAATGAGTTAATCTCGTAAAAAAATACCAGTACGTAGCTCAGAGAACCATTGTTGAAAAGAGGAAACCTGTAATATGTAGTGCTAACACAGTTACTGACATTAGCAGTAGGTACTCGGGAAATTGTTTCCTCTTTACACCTACCTCCTTTCTCGTCTGTATGACTTGACATAAATGAAATAGCCAAAAAATGAGTTATAAATGTAgttatcaaaataaaaaggaatattacATTTTATCTGAGATTCGGGGCCATGTCTATGTTGTAGAATGAGTTATCTGATTCAGGTAGGATAGGGGAAAAACAGTAATTCCTTTTACATTAAACAGCCTGTAGCAAGCAACCCTGCCATTATATATTGAGAGTGCACATTTGGCAATGAGCatgtgtggtatatatatatatgtttgtgtacatatatacacagatgAGTTCATGTGTATCATTAGATATCTTTTTGTGTATATGCCTTTTTTATGCAACTAGATTATACATTCAAGgatattatcttttttaatcATTTGAAACTGCAAATGGATTTAAGCAGATACTAATGAACAAGTTTCGCTTCCTTACGATGCAGCAGTTTACTATCTGAAattaagtaaaatgttaaaaagctcTCCATCTACAGAAGATATTAATTGACAGATGTTTTCAACTCAGAATGAAACACTGACACCCCACAATGGTCTAGCTCAGGCTAGACCGTCACAGGTAATATTGTGTTAAAGATGTAATTCATAACATGCACACTGTAATAACCAAAACATTATGCATGGCTCTTTGGGAACAGACAGCCTATTGAAGTGTGCAGATTGTTAAAagcattctcttttatttctagcTCATTTTACATTGTTTCAATAATCACTTTAACTTCACGGAAAATGGCCATGAGCGTAGTATAACTGGAGTGATCAATGGCTACAATCGAGCCCTTTCTGATATGCTCTTTTATGTTAATAAATATGGCCACAGCACTAACGAGATTGGCTTTTGCCTCTTTCTGGTTAAAGATGAGTTTTAACGCTGCTAATGATTCTGTATTGGTCATATCTCTGGCTGCAGTTGGATTTTCAGACATATTCAAAAGTACTTTCAAAACAAGATTTCTAGTTTTACGATTTCCAAGGGACAGCAAATGGAAAAGCTCTGAAAAGTAATTGGCAACAATGTGATGATGGTTAGAATCAGTAGTCAGTTGTCCTAGTATCTTTAATCCAGACTGCTGTCCAGGTGAATTCAAGGGAAAAGATATGGTTTCTTTACACATATGCTTAACATGTAATTCAACCTTGCGTTGTCTTTCATCCCCAGAGGGGGGATTCAGAGTAATGACAGccttttttctcatttcagaggaaggaaaactgagCAAGCTTTCAATAAGTGTCACTACACCCACCTCATTAATGAACTCTTGAGCAAATGGATGAACATTAATGATCCCCATTGCAATTTGAGCTATTTTATGAATGAGAGGATCAGTAGTTGACTTAAGTAAGGTAATAAGTCTTTCAAACTCCTCAGAATCCATGTAGCATTCCATTTTGCAAGGGCAAGCAAATGGCTTAATCCCATTCACTTCCCTGATCCTGATTTGGCGCCTAATTTCCTCTATGGTCTGGATGCAAGGGTCAGAACCAAGTGGGAACTCAGAGACAGGCTGTGAGCTAGAGGGAGTGCTTCTAGAAGGGcgtgctgctgctgttgccacAGGCGAAGAACAGGTGTTTTCCTCAGCAGAAGCCAGGACAAAATATGAAGGAGGCTTTTTCTCAAATGTGACTTGGGATCTAAAGCCTAACACTGCTGGAGTTACAGCAGGAGCTTTGGGCCATATAGTTACCTCGGACCAGTCCTTAGGCCTatctttttcattaatttcatcCACAGGCTGAGGCTTAATTATCCTGCTCACAGGTCTAGGGTTAGGGTCAAAACTAGTTTCATCTCCATCCCAAAACCAGCTCCCAATAacgttctcctcctcctcctcctcagctccTGGCCTAGCCTTACAGCTGGTCCCAGCCACAGGCTCCAACTTCTCAGCACAGGATGAGGGACCAGTATCAGCTTTACCTTCATCCTTAGCACTGAAATGTTTACCAATCTTTTCTCCATTCCAGAACCAGGAACCAACATTGGCCTCTTCTCCAGCCCCAAACAAGGTATCAGTACGAGTCTTATCTTTACATGTAAACCTGGACTCAGCAGTAGCCTGAGCCGCAGAACAAAATCGAGCTGTTCTAGTGCTCTCATCTTCAGCTTTGGGACGGACATCTGGCAGACGTTCTTTCATCTCAGTAACAGTCTTGTTCTTAGACGCTGCCTTCACCACTGCCACTGCATCTGCCCGAGGCCCTGCCTTGGTTATTGCTTTGGCCTGGGTTTTGCCTGTACCAGtagcctccctctttccttcagcTGATTTGACTGTATCAGTGGCCTCCCTTTTTCCTTCAGCTTCTACAACAGcccttttttcagtttttgccttctttttattctcattctttctattcctattccttctattcctagctCCAGCCATAGCTGAAGCCCAGTTATATAGATAGCTCTACACAGTCTTGGCCTTGGTTCTCAATATGTCTTGGGCCAGTGTCCTAATATTCTTTTACTAGGTTGAAAGTGATGATCTTCCGTCACTCCAAAGCCACCACAGCTAGTACTGGAGATAGACCTGAGGTGGAAGAAGAAAACGAGCTTTCAGTCTCTTCCAACTGCATTTTTCTATGCAGAAAGTCACACAGAACGTGAGAGTACAGATGGATTGTATGGTAAGAGCAGAATAGTAGAAAATGTTTTTACTTCGTTTTATCCCTACCATAGTCCCACTAACGCCCAACAAAGCCCTGTCCAgacacttctcttttctctgcatcaAATAGGAACAGAGATGATGAGAAAGTTTGGTGAAAGTGAGCGAGACTAAGGGGTATAGCCCCTTTGGAATATACCACTATACCCTACAGGTCTATCGTGGTATGCCTCACACCAACCTGCACTGATATGGTGGacttttctcctcttctcttgCTTCTGGTGTTGGTAAGCCCTATAGCCAACTCACAGGTGGACCTATGAACAAAAACATAGAAGGGATTGGAACTTTAAGCATTTGGTAGATATGCACTCTGGCTTCTAAACCCAATACCTGCCTTTCCAAATCTAGAGCTTTGTTTCTGGCCTCCTTGATCCTCTTCCATGTTATCCTTCTCCACTTTCTGGGTATCTATCAATTACCGTATAGGCACAACTGTTTCTTATCCCATCCCCATTTCCTATAGATAAATGTGAGGGCAAAGGTGTGTGGGAAGTTGGAATACAATGGCTTCAAGATATGATCTGGTCTTACTTGTCAATAGCCAACTCCCACTCCCAATCAAGGAGGGTGCTCATGCTCACACTCACCTTGGATTCAAATGAATAGCTTTCGTCTTCTTTCCTAATCAAGTTCAAAGAGAACAGCTACCTGCAGATTTCTACAGGACTCTGAAAAGAACAAatctataaaagacaaaaaaaaaaaataggaaagaaaacagaagagactgAGATGACCCAACACCCATCACAAGTGTTACACCACACACTTCTGTATATTCAAGGCCATGAAAAATGTCTCCCATCTCTCTGCTCTTCCCAAGTGATCTCCCATCCACTCCCCTGCTAGAGACCTGCAGCTTGTCTAATCATACCTCCCGACTCTAAAGTCAGTCATTTTCCTAGCAGAGGCATCACATCCTCCCTTGAACAAAAATATGAGATGCAAGAGTGGGTAGTGGAACATAGGCAACTGTATTTAGACGGCAGGCAGTGAAGATAATGGGGGCTATCATTTCAATAccatcctgcatgctgcagcctTTTACGCTTCCCCACACATACATAGTTCCGACCTCATTCACCACCTAGGCCAGCTAGGCCACACAGCAGGTGGTTTCAGGAGATGCTGTCTTTACCACTACAGAACAGTCCACTAGCTGAAGAGTCACACACTGCATAAAAGGGATGGACATTCAGTAAAACACCAAAAGAGTATGCTGATAAAGGTAGAAAAGTATCAGGTTAATGAACAGATTCCCAGAATTCCCAGAATTCCCAAAATGTCCTTTTGAAGAATCAAGGAATAAGTGAATAAACGTCTATCACCTTCTAGAAATTGATACCCACTCCCAGTAactctcaggggcttccctggtggctcagaaatgcgggagacctgggttcgatccctgggtcgggaaaatcccctggaggaggaaatggcaacccattccaatattcttgcctggagtatcccacggacggaggagcctggtgggctacagtccacggggtcgcaaagagtcagacacgactgagcgacttcactttcctttcccagTAACTCCAAAATTCTGTGGGACTGCTTCTGCACCAAAATCAGAGTGGCTGTGAAGGGAAAATGGGTTTGGGTTTCCAGAACCAGAAACTGAATGGGCAGACTGACTTCATGTGTTCTAAACTGACCCTGCAGAAAATTTTCCTCTCTATTCTGAAGAGCCATTGCCACACTTCAACATATTCAAGGGCGCTAGGATGTCCAGAAAACAGGTTCCAAACGAGAAACGTGGATTAAtacatcatttatttatatggaTCTTTCCTACGAAAGCCTATGGACTCCTCACCGTGTCATCTGCTTGCATTCGACATGTGCAAGAGCTAAATACGGAAGGCAACTAAACAGCTGTATTAAGAAGCAACAGATTTGTCATTTTGGTGTCTTCATAATCTACGCGCTCAGTTCCCCTTCAATTGCAGTCGCCAGATCAACTGCGCAGACAGAAGACTGACATCAAAGAGGTGCCTGTGGGAAGGGACTGCACCCGGCACGAGGGGCACGACAGGCCCCTTGGCAGAACCGTGGCCCGGGCTGCTCCCGTCCCGGCTCCGGCGGCCGCCCCGGAGCCCCCACACTGGCTCCCTCTGCTATTTCGGCCGTAGCAGCTTCCCGCACAGCCCTCTCCCCGCACAGGCGCCGTCGAGGGTCGGGTACAGCCACCCGGAAAGCCCGCCAAGGACTGTCCACGTCGTACGCCTCTCCAGCATCCAAGGGAGCCCCTGCGGCCAAGACCCGGCCCCAGCCCGCGCGCCGGTCGCCGCCTTCTCAGCGCCAGTCCCCAGGCGCTAAGGACTCTCTAAGGGTCCAGCTCCGACAATCTCGCCTCCCCGTCCTCAGGCTGCCAAGGGCAGGCTGTGAGGCGGTCGTCGCCCCCCGAAACCCCCACTTGCCTTCGCAGGCGCAAGGTCCCGGTGGTCGGCCTCCCCACTCCGCTCGCAGCTCCCCTCTCGATTCCCACGGCTCGCCGTGAGGGCAGAATGGCCAAGAGGGCTCCCGCCCCCCACGCCAAACCCCGCAGGGGCTGCACAGGTTGCGCTACCGACCGCTCGCTGCGAGACTATTAGGAAGGGGGGCGGAGGGATACGGCACGAACGGGCTCGACGCCCCCTCGCAGGCCCACCGTAGTTCCGACCCAGAGTGGGCGGGGCCGGGAGGAATGCCCGCCTCAGGGGCGGAGCCACGCCGTGCCGCCTGGCCAGCCTTCCGCCGTCCTGCGCCGCCCTCCTTGCGGTGACCACCCCCACGCTTCTGGCCCTGCAGCGTAGGGGGCTCGCGGGCCGGGGCCGGGAGGGTCGCGAGGGGTCGCACTGCAGGGAGcagcgggtgtgtgtgtgtgtgtgtctgtgtgaaccTGCAGAGTGTTCGGTGTccgccccctcccttcccccatcacTCCAGCCATCCTTCTTGGGCgcggggggctggggggctgctTTCACCTTCAGGGGCTGGAGGAAAGTGGGAGGGGGCGCCTGTGGCGGCCGAGCCCCTGCCCCTCTTCTAAGGGAAGGCAGCCCCTGACAGACCTCTGGCTGAGGAGACAAACCACTTGTCTGCGCCAGTGTCCTCATTCTTTCTGCCACACTGCTGTCCTCTCAGTCGCTGTGGTGGCACACTTTACCATTTCACTGTCCCCACAGTTGCCCAGGAAAGAGGACCTTTCCCTGACAGGACCCACACCTGCTCAATCCTATTTCTCACCCCACAGCCAGGGGTCCGGCACCATGTAGGGGCAGTCCTGGCTCTTCCTGGCTTCTGTCAGGTCATCTCTTGCAGGGGATTCCAAGGGCTCCTCATCTTTGGCAGGGTGGGAATATGCCAAGGATTAGAACCAATTGGGATCTCACACGCTTGCCATACACACCAGTCTAGTTTTATCTACTCTGGCTATTAACATATTAATCATAGAGAATccagaaaaatagtactgatgagcctatttaagagaagaaatagagatgcagacatagagaatggacttgtggatgcagtgggggaaggagaggctagggcaaattgagaaagtagcattgacatatatacactatatcaTGTGTGCAATAAATAGCTAGCAGGAAGCTACTGTATAACAAATACAGGGAACCCAGCCTGGTGCtcggtgatgacctagaggggtggaagaTGTGAATTTGAGGGAGCCTCAAAAGGCaggggatatatacatatatagtaaatatatacaattataacTGATTGGTGATGATATAGTGCAGAGacaaccacaatattgtaaagaaattatccttcaattaacaTACCAAGTTAATCATGTTAATTTTAAATTGCCTGTTTTGATAATCCCCAAATCTGCATTATATCTGAGCCTGGTTCTGATGCTTTGTATCCTTAAACAACACTTTTTCTTGCCtttgataattttataaaattttataaaattttttcttacattttataattttgtgttgaaAGTTGGATGATGGTAATAAGAACTGAGGTAAACCGACTTTTAGTAGCAGATGGGCTGTGCATAGTGTTTGCTGTAACTGTAGGTGCCAGTCTTCAAATTCCTCTAGCCTCTATTTTTGTCTCTCCtcttaactttcagttcagttcagttcagtcgctcagtcgtgtctgattctttgcgaccccatgaatcgcagcatgccagacctccctgtccatcaccaactcccgaagttcactcaaactcatgtccgttgagtcggtgatgccatccagccaactcatcctccgtcgtttccttcttctcctgcccccaatccctcccagcatcagagtcttttccaatgagtcaactcttcgcatgaggtggccaaagtactggagtttccaaagaaatcccagggctgatctccttcagaatggactggttggatctccttgcactccaagggactctcaagagtcttctccaacaacacagttcaaaagcattgattctttggcactcagctttctttatagtccaactctcacatccatacatgaccacaggaaaaaccatagccttgactagatggaactttgttggtaaagtaatgtctctgcttttgaatatgctatctaggttggtcataagtttccttccaaggagtaagcatcttttaatttcatggctgcagtcacccatctgcagtgattttggagccccccaaaataaaatctgacactgtttccactgtttccccatctatttcccatgaagtgatgggaccagatgccatgatcttcgttttctgaatgttgagctttaagccaacttgttcactctcctctttcactttcatcaagaggctttttagttcctcttcactttctgccataagggtggtgtcatctgcatatctgaggttattgacatttctcccagcaatcttgattccagcttgtgcttcttccagcccagcgtttctcatgatgtaccctgcatataagctaaataggcagggtgacaatatacagccttgatgtactccttttcctatttggaaccagtctgttgttccatgtccagttctaactgttgcttcctgacctgcatccaggtttcccaagaggcaggtcaggtggtctggtattcccatctctttcagaattttctacagtttattgtgatccacacagtcaaaggctttggcatagtcaataaagcagagatagatgtttttctggaactctcttgctttttccatgatccagcagatttggcaatttgggcttccctaattATATCTTGCAGAGATAGTCTGCATTTGCAACTCTTCCAGCTGCAC
This Budorcas taxicolor isolate Tak-1 chromosome X, Takin1.1, whole genome shotgun sequence DNA region includes the following protein-coding sequences:
- the GPRASP3 gene encoding G protein-coupled receptor associated sorting protein 3: MAGARNRRNRNRKNENKKKAKTEKRAVVEAEGKREATDTVKSAEGKREATGTGKTQAKAITKAGPRADAVAVVKAASKNKTVTEMKERLPDVRPKAEDESTRTARFCSAAQATAESRFTCKDKTRTDTLFGAGEEANVGSWFWNGEKIGKHFSAKDEGKADTGPSSCAEKLEPVAGTSCKARPGAEEEEEENVIGSWFWDGDETSFDPNPRPVSRIIKPQPVDEINEKDRPKDWSEVTIWPKAPAVTPAVLGFRSQVTFEKKPPSYFVLASAEENTCSSPVATAAARPSRSTPSSSQPVSEFPLGSDPCIQTIEEIRRQIRIREVNGIKPFACPCKMECYMDSEEFERLITLLKSTTDPLIHKIAQIAMGIINVHPFAQEFINEVGVVTLIESLLSFPSSEMRKKAVITLNPPSGDERQRKVELHVKHMCKETISFPLNSPGQQSGLKILGQLTTDSNHHHIVANYFSELFHLLSLGNRKTRNLVLKVLLNMSENPTAARDMTNTESLAALKLIFNQKEAKANLVSAVAIFINIKEHIRKGSIVAIDHSSYTTLMAIFREVKVIIETM